The Cellulophaga sp. L1A9 genome window below encodes:
- the pckA gene encoding phosphoenolpyruvate carboxykinase (ATP) has protein sequence MTKVTQTISLSKYGITSENVHYQLSPDDLHRLTLEKGMGKEASSGALAVNTGEFTGRSPMDRFIVKDEITNDLVWWGNVNIPFEPSAFDKLYDKVIDYLNEREIYVRDSYACADEDYKLNIRVINEYPWSNLFASNMFLRPTEKELENFDPEWTVVNAPGFMADADVDGTRQHNFAILNFTKKIALIGGTGYTGEIKKGIFSALNFILPVYKNTLPMHCSANVGKDGDTAIFFGLSGTGKTTLSADPNRKLIGDDEHGWTKENTVFNFEGGCYAKVINLSAENEPEIFGAIKKGALLENVVMDSQGIVDFEDISITQNTRVSYPIDHIENIQVPSIGKNPKNIFFLTADAFGVLPPISKLTPNQAAYHFISGYTAKVAGTEAGIVEPTPNFSACFGAPFMPLHPTKYAEMLSKKMKEAGVNVWLVNTGWTGGPYGIGTRMKLKYTRAMITAALNGDLGLYSYDKYHIHSVFGVAQPRECPGVPTEVLSPRTTWDNDEKYYTTAFKLSNAFRENFKKFEEDANEEIRRGGPQRYGF, from the coding sequence ATGACTAAAGTCACGCAAACGATTTCGTTGAGCAAGTATGGCATTACAAGTGAAAATGTACATTATCAGTTATCACCAGATGATTTACACAGATTAACTTTAGAAAAGGGTATGGGTAAAGAGGCATCTTCTGGTGCTCTCGCTGTAAATACAGGTGAGTTTACCGGTAGGTCTCCTATGGATAGATTTATCGTTAAAGATGAAATTACAAATGATTTAGTCTGGTGGGGAAACGTTAATATACCGTTTGAGCCTTCCGCCTTTGATAAGTTGTATGATAAAGTCATAGACTATTTAAATGAAAGAGAAATTTATGTGCGCGATAGTTATGCTTGTGCAGATGAAGACTACAAATTAAATATTAGGGTAATTAATGAATACCCTTGGTCTAACTTGTTTGCTAGTAATATGTTTTTAAGGCCGACAGAAAAAGAGTTAGAAAACTTTGATCCAGAATGGACTGTAGTTAATGCGCCTGGTTTTATGGCAGATGCAGATGTTGATGGTACCCGTCAACATAATTTTGCAATCTTAAACTTTACAAAAAAGATTGCTTTAATTGGAGGTACTGGGTATACTGGAGAGATTAAAAAAGGAATCTTCTCTGCGCTTAATTTTATTTTGCCCGTGTATAAAAATACATTGCCAATGCACTGTTCTGCCAATGTGGGTAAAGATGGCGATACTGCAATTTTCTTTGGACTTTCGGGTACTGGGAAAACAACACTTTCTGCGGATCCCAATAGAAAACTTATTGGTGATGATGAACATGGTTGGACAAAAGAAAATACTGTTTTTAATTTTGAAGGAGGTTGTTATGCGAAAGTGATTAATCTTTCTGCAGAAAATGAGCCAGAAATTTTTGGGGCAATTAAGAAAGGAGCATTGCTTGAAAATGTTGTTATGGATTCTCAAGGTATTGTAGATTTTGAGGATATTTCTATCACTCAAAATACAAGGGTAAGTTATCCAATTGATCATATTGAAAATATTCAAGTACCCTCAATAGGTAAAAATCCTAAAAACATCTTTTTCTTAACGGCAGATGCATTTGGAGTTTTACCTCCAATTTCTAAACTAACTCCTAATCAGGCAGCATATCATTTTATATCCGGATATACAGCAAAAGTAGCAGGAACTGAAGCCGGTATCGTAGAACCTACTCCTAATTTTTCAGCATGTTTTGGTGCGCCATTTATGCCTTTGCACCCTACGAAATACGCAGAGATGCTAAGTAAGAAAATGAAAGAGGCTGGGGTTAATGTTTGGTTGGTAAATACAGGTTGGACAGGTGGTCCTTATGGTATTGGTACCCGTATGAAATTAAAATATACTCGTGCTATGATTACTGCTGCATTGAATGGGGACTTAGGTCTGTATTCTTATGATAAATACCATATACATTCTGTATTTGGTGTTGCACAGCCTAGAGAGTGTCCTGGTGTACCTACAGAGGTGTTAAGTCCTAGAACAACTTGGGATAATGATGAGAAGTATTATACCACGGCTTTTAAGCTGTCTAATGCGTTCCGTGAGAACTTTAAAAAGTTTGAAGAAGATGCAAATGAAGAAATAAGACGTGGCGGACCGCAACGTTATGGATTCTAA
- a CDS encoding DUF4271 domain-containing protein — MKEVLLRTIENIDWITLILCCSITTVVLAKKLFYGRFTNFIILPFNNKYIFLYNKKDKLSHWFTIFLSIFQLLNFTLFLYFIDSIFNFSHHTNTPFTYIITLGILIAFFFSKLILHLGNAFVFNIQGPVSEFLFKKISYFNYSSLVMFVANILLAYILKDSKIVVYVSILLITAINILGWVTAIRNHQKLITNNFFYFILYLCALEIAPLVLLGDYFKD, encoded by the coding sequence ATGAAAGAGGTCTTACTAAGAACAATCGAAAATATAGACTGGATTACATTAATTTTATGCTGTAGCATTACTACTGTGGTCTTGGCTAAAAAACTCTTTTACGGTAGATTTACGAACTTTATTATTTTACCTTTCAACAATAAATACATCTTCCTCTACAATAAGAAAGATAAATTATCACATTGGTTTACAATTTTTCTTTCTATTTTTCAATTGTTGAATTTCACCTTATTCCTCTATTTTATAGATTCAATTTTTAATTTTTCGCATCATACAAACACTCCTTTTACTTACATAATTACCTTAGGGATTTTAATAGCTTTCTTTTTTTCTAAACTAATCCTACACTTAGGTAATGCATTTGTTTTCAACATACAAGGACCTGTGAGCGAATTTTTATTCAAGAAAATATCTTACTTTAACTACAGTAGTTTAGTCATGTTTGTAGCGAATATCCTTCTTGCTTACATCCTAAAAGATTCAAAAATTGTAGTTTATGTAAGTATACTCTTAATTACCGCAATAAACATCCTTGGATGGGTCACAGCAATACGAAATCATCAAAAATTAATTACCAATAATTTTTTCTATTTTATTTTGTACCTTTGCGCACTCGAAATAGCACCCTTAGTGCTTCTAGGAGATTACTTTAAAGACTGA
- a CDS encoding uroporphyrinogen-III synthase: protein MKVKTILVSQPEPKMENSPYSRLIDKEKVKVDFRPFIHVEGVDAKTVRQQKIDLNNFTAIILTSRNAVDHFFRIAEEMRFKVPDSMKYFCQSEAVAYYLQKYVVYRKRKIYVGKMNFLDLSTLFKKYKDEKFLLPSSDSLKPIVPETLDALGLNWTRGIFYKTVVSDLSDLKDVYYDILVFFSPSGIESLLKNFPDFEQKDTRIAVFGNSTVNAATEAGLRIDIKAPTPETPSMTMALQKYIAGLNKK, encoded by the coding sequence ATGAAAGTAAAAACGATTTTGGTTTCACAACCAGAACCTAAGATGGAAAACTCTCCATATTCCCGACTTATTGACAAGGAAAAAGTAAAGGTAGATTTTAGGCCTTTTATACATGTTGAAGGCGTTGACGCCAAAACTGTACGACAACAAAAAATTGATCTAAACAATTTTACTGCTATTATTTTAACAAGCAGAAACGCTGTAGATCATTTTTTTAGAATTGCAGAAGAAATGCGCTTTAAAGTGCCTGATTCAATGAAATATTTCTGTCAGTCAGAAGCTGTTGCCTATTATTTACAAAAATACGTGGTATACAGAAAGCGTAAAATTTATGTAGGTAAAATGAATTTTTTAGACCTCTCTACACTTTTCAAGAAGTATAAAGATGAAAAATTCCTATTACCTTCTTCCGATTCTCTAAAGCCAATTGTTCCAGAAACACTTGATGCTTTAGGATTAAATTGGACCAGAGGTATATTCTACAAAACTGTAGTTAGTGACCTTTCTGATTTAAAGGATGTGTATTATGATATTTTAGTATTCTTTAGTCCTTCTGGAATTGAATCTTTATTAAAGAATTTTCCAGATTTTGAACAAAAAGATACTAGAATTGCTGTTTTTGGTAATTCTACTGTAAATGCAGCTACTGAGGCTGGTCTAAGAATAGACATTAAAGCACCAACACCCGAAACACCTTCTATGACCATGGCGTTGCAGAAATATATAGCAGGGTTAAATAAAAAATAA
- a CDS encoding DUF423 domain-containing protein: MNKTIFSTGILFGTLAVVFGAFGAHGLKNLISPESIATFNTGVTYQMYHAIVLLVLGSVNKIPAAKKKIIYGLFTAGIFLFSFSIYLLATNTLTGFDFKTIGFVTPIGGLCLILGWGYFGIRFLKD, encoded by the coding sequence ATGAACAAAACAATTTTTAGTACAGGAATTTTATTTGGTACCCTTGCAGTGGTATTTGGTGCTTTTGGGGCTCACGGTTTAAAAAATCTTATTTCTCCCGAGTCTATAGCTACATTTAATACAGGAGTTACCTATCAAATGTATCATGCCATAGTATTATTGGTGCTAGGTAGTGTAAATAAAATACCTGCTGCAAAGAAAAAAATAATCTACGGGTTGTTTACTGCGGGAATATTTCTGTTTTCTTTTTCTATTTATCTACTGGCAACCAACACTTTAACGGGATTTGATTTTAAAACCATAGGATTTGTGACTCCAATAGGTGGTTTGTGTCTAATTTTAGGTTGGGGCTATTTCGGAATTCGCTTTCTGAAGGACTAA
- a CDS encoding zinc metallopeptidase: MFGYYILIGGIALISWLVSRKLKSKFEQYSKVHLRNGMSGAEIAEKMLADNGIRDVKVISTPGMLTDHYNPANKTVNLSEGVYNQRNASAAAVAAHECGHAVQHAQAYRWLGLRSNLVPIVNVTSSMSMWVVFGGLMLGAAAGFGFGYYVAVAGLVMMSFATIFSLVTLPVEYDASHRALAWLKKTNMLAPQEYAGAEDALKWAARTYLVAAIGSVATLAYWALQVFGGRR, from the coding sequence ATGTTCGGATATTATATATTAATAGGAGGGATTGCATTAATTAGTTGGTTAGTAAGCAGGAAGCTGAAGAGCAAATTTGAGCAATATTCAAAAGTTCATTTACGCAATGGGATGAGCGGTGCAGAAATTGCTGAAAAAATGCTAGCGGATAATGGTATTCGTGATGTAAAAGTAATTTCAACGCCAGGAATGTTAACAGACCATTACAACCCTGCTAACAAAACAGTAAATTTAAGTGAAGGTGTATATAATCAGCGTAATGCTTCTGCCGCAGCAGTGGCTGCTCACGAATGTGGTCATGCGGTACAACACGCACAAGCATATCGATGGTTGGGTTTAAGGTCTAATTTAGTTCCTATAGTAAATGTTACCTCTAGTATGTCTATGTGGGTTGTTTTTGGTGGACTAATGTTAGGTGCTGCTGCAGGATTTGGATTTGGGTATTATGTTGCAGTTGCAGGTTTGGTTATGATGAGTTTTGCTACAATATTTAGTTTGGTTACGTTGCCTGTAGAATATGATGCGAGTCATCGTGCCTTGGCATGGTTAAAGAAAACAAATATGCTAGCTCCACAAGAGTATGCAGGTGCAGAAGATGCTTTAAAATGGGCTGCTAGAACCTATTTAGTTGCAGCTATTGGTTCAGTTGCTACACTTGCGTATTGGGCTTTACAAGTTTTTGGAGGTAGAAGATAA
- a CDS encoding glycosyltransferase family 39 protein, protein MQKLPKLFIYILGIIFVINLIQSYFTDLIFDEAYYWHYAQNMAWGYFDHPPMVAFLIKLSSFFFNGELGVRFMSCLLSIGTLVFIWLVIDNPKKKEFVLHFFVLTFSMTLLNAYGFFTLPDTPLLFFTAAFLYVYKKFIAAPSVALSIILGLIMSALMYSKYHAVLVIVFVLLSNIKLVLNKYAWFAVFIALVSYLPHFLWLYENDFVSIKYHLFERPNRAYEFNDYTVGFFVNLLALFGLTFFWVYKALWKTKGTNLFNKALLFLTYGTLIFFFISSFNRRIQTQWIIVISISLAIIAFNYMLENENAKKWIFRMGLVNIVLLIFIRFVLVFEEISPIHYESHGNKEWAASISDRVGDTPVVFENSYRNAPMYEFYSGNISFSLNNVMYRRNQYSIDDTESKVQHKRILYVSQYLKKGDIAVDLPKQKKGFGVYMDDFESFRKLRAILDESEISLNNHDDISLKIYNPYDFDIPLSKLKYKVAFHTQYKRPEEIVAITPVLKDANTTVLKAKDTVFYNFTLPAHTMDDPGYFKVAISENGLQPGMNGDNIKLVN, encoded by the coding sequence ATGCAGAAACTGCCGAAATTATTTATTTATATCCTTGGAATTATTTTTGTTATTAACCTCATACAAAGTTATTTTACCGATTTAATTTTTGATGAAGCATATTATTGGCATTATGCCCAGAATATGGCTTGGGGTTATTTTGATCACCCGCCAATGGTTGCTTTCTTAATTAAATTAAGCAGCTTTTTCTTTAATGGCGAGTTAGGCGTTCGGTTTATGAGTTGCCTACTTTCTATTGGCACCCTTGTATTTATTTGGCTGGTTATAGACAATCCGAAAAAGAAAGAGTTTGTCTTGCACTTTTTTGTGCTTACTTTTTCTATGACTCTTTTAAATGCTTATGGCTTTTTCACCCTTCCCGACACCCCGCTTTTATTTTTTACTGCTGCCTTTTTATATGTTTACAAGAAATTCATAGCAGCTCCATCTGTAGCATTATCCATAATTTTAGGGTTAATCATGAGTGCCCTGATGTACAGTAAGTACCATGCTGTATTGGTTATTGTATTTGTACTCCTATCAAACATAAAACTAGTCTTGAATAAATACGCATGGTTCGCTGTATTTATAGCGCTAGTAAGTTATTTACCACATTTTTTATGGCTCTATGAAAATGATTTTGTTTCCATAAAATATCACTTGTTTGAACGCCCTAACAGAGCTTATGAGTTTAATGATTATACTGTTGGTTTTTTCGTAAACTTACTTGCATTGTTTGGCCTTACCTTCTTTTGGGTTTATAAAGCATTGTGGAAAACAAAAGGAACCAATTTATTTAATAAAGCATTATTATTTCTAACCTACGGTACCCTAATATTTTTCTTTATTTCTAGTTTTAATCGTCGCATACAAACACAGTGGATCATTGTAATCTCTATATCACTTGCTATAATTGCTTTTAATTATATGTTAGAAAATGAGAATGCCAAGAAGTGGATTTTCAGAATGGGATTGGTAAATATTGTTCTTCTGATATTTATTCGCTTTGTATTGGTGTTTGAAGAGATTTCTCCCATACATTATGAATCTCATGGAAATAAAGAATGGGCAGCCTCTATCAGTGATAGGGTTGGTGATACTCCTGTAGTTTTCGAAAACTCTTATAGGAACGCCCCTATGTATGAATTTTACTCGGGAAACATTTCGTTTTCATTAAACAATGTGATGTACCGCCGAAATCAATATTCTATAGATGACACAGAATCAAAGGTGCAGCATAAAAGAATACTATACGTTTCTCAATATTTAAAAAAAGGAGATATTGCTGTTGATTTACCAAAACAGAAAAAAGGTTTTGGCGTATACATGGATGATTTTGAATCTTTTAGAAAATTAAGGGCAATTCTTGATGAAAGTGAGATTTCGCTTAACAACCATGATGATATTAGCTTAAAAATTTACAACCCTTATGATTTTGATATCCCATTAAGTAAATTAAAATATAAGGTTGCCTTTCATACGCAATACAAACGTCCTGAAGAAATTGTAGCTATTACGCCCGTTTTAAAAGATGCCAATACTACAGTATTAAAAGCAAAAGACACGGTGTTTTATAACTTTACACTTCCAGCACATACCATGGATGATCCAGGGTATTTTAAAGTTGCCATTAGTGAAAACGGATTACAACCCGGGATGAATGGAGATAATATAAAATTAGTAAACTAA
- the ald gene encoding alanine dehydrogenase — protein MKIGIPKEIKNNESRVGMTPGGVFELVKNNHEVFVQSTAGDNSGFIDETYIEAGATILDTIEEVYAIAEMIVKVKEPIEEEYSLIKKGQIVFTYFHFASSEPLTKAMIASGAVCIAYETVEDRDGGLPLLTPMSEVAGRMSIQQGAKYLEKPVKGRGLLLGGVPGVPPGKVLILGAGVVGMQAAKMASGLGAQVTILDVDMKRLRYANDVLPNNCTTLFSNEYNIREFVQTHDLIIGGVLLKGKKAPNLITRDMLKTMKSGAVIVDVAVDQGGCVETTRPTTHEDPIYIIDEIVHYSVANMPGAVPYTSTIALTNVTTAYAIKIANLGWKKALASDPGLQKGLNISEGEVVYKEIIEAFDWAS, from the coding sequence ATGAAAATAGGTATCCCTAAGGAAATTAAAAACAATGAGAGTCGTGTAGGTATGACTCCAGGTGGTGTTTTTGAACTAGTGAAAAACAACCATGAAGTATTCGTACAGTCAACGGCAGGAGATAATAGTGGTTTCATAGATGAAACTTATATTGAGGCTGGGGCTACAATTCTTGATACAATTGAAGAGGTATATGCTATCGCTGAAATGATTGTTAAAGTAAAAGAACCTATTGAGGAAGAATACAGTCTTATTAAAAAAGGACAAATTGTTTTCACTTATTTCCATTTTGCTTCAAGTGAACCATTAACTAAAGCAATGATTGCTAGTGGTGCTGTTTGTATTGCTTATGAAACAGTTGAAGATAGAGATGGTGGTTTGCCGTTATTAACACCTATGTCTGAAGTTGCAGGTAGAATGTCTATCCAACAAGGAGCAAAGTATTTAGAGAAGCCTGTAAAGGGTCGTGGCCTTTTACTTGGTGGTGTGCCAGGAGTACCCCCAGGAAAGGTTTTAATACTTGGTGCAGGTGTGGTAGGAATGCAAGCTGCTAAAATGGCATCTGGTTTAGGTGCTCAGGTTACCATCCTAGATGTTGACATGAAACGACTACGTTATGCAAATGATGTTTTGCCAAATAATTGTACTACCTTATTCTCTAATGAGTATAATATTAGAGAATTTGTACAAACACATGATTTAATTATTGGTGGTGTCTTACTAAAAGGAAAGAAAGCACCTAATTTAATTACTAGAGACATGCTTAAAACCATGAAATCTGGTGCTGTTATTGTTGATGTAGCGGTAGATCAAGGGGGTTGTGTAGAAACTACAAGACCTACAACTCACGAAGATCCTATTTATATTATCGATGAGATTGTACATTATTCTGTAGCAAATATGCCAGGAGCGGTACCTTACACATCTACTATAGCGCTTACGAATGTAACTACAGCTTACGCTATTAAGATTGCTAATTTGGGTTGGAAAAAAGCATTAGCTTCTGATCCAGGATTACAGAAAGGTTTAAATATTTCTGAAGGAGAAGTAGTTTACAAAGAAATTATAGAAGCATTTGATTGGGCATCATAA
- a CDS encoding Lrp/AsnC ligand binding domain-containing protein has translation MKSAKESVKIDGIDKKILRFLMADARKPVLEIARNIGISGAAIHQRLRKLENSGLIAGSKFVINPKVLGFSTMAYIGIYLDKAMSNPVAVKELEKIPEILECHYTTGNWSILIKVLCRDNEHLMQVLNNNIQQIDGVSRTETFISLDQQIERQITI, from the coding sequence ATGAAATCAGCTAAAGAAAGTGTGAAAATTGACGGAATTGACAAAAAAATATTACGTTTTTTAATGGCTGATGCCCGTAAACCTGTACTAGAAATAGCTAGGAATATTGGTATTTCTGGTGCTGCGATTCATCAAAGACTCCGAAAATTAGAAAACTCTGGCCTTATTGCAGGATCTAAATTTGTAATCAATCCAAAAGTTCTAGGCTTTTCTACCATGGCTTATATTGGTATCTATTTAGACAAGGCTATGAGTAACCCTGTTGCTGTTAAAGAATTAGAGAAGATCCCTGAAATACTTGAATGCCATTACACCACTGGAAACTGGTCTATTTTAATTAAAGTGTTGTGTAGAGACAATGAGCATTTAATGCAGGTTTTAAACAACAATATTCAACAAATAGATGGCGTATCTAGAACAGAAACATTTATTTCTCTTGATCAACAAATAGAGCGACAAATAACCATTTAA
- a CDS encoding saccharopine dehydrogenase family protein, whose protein sequence is MLRKILIIGAGKSTSYLLDYFLEKAIEERLHVIIADLFPENIPAKFKSHSNFSVIKLDIFNTEERQKAIQEVDIVVSMLPAHMHINIAKDCINYSKHLVTASYVSDEIKTLDQEAKDKGLVFMNEVGLDPGIDHMSAMQIIDRIKKKGGKMLLFESFTGGLVAPESDNNLWNYKFTWNPRNVVVAGQGGTAQFIQEGTYKYIPYHKLFRRTEFVNIKGYGKFEVYANRDSLKYREAYGLNDILTLYRGTMRRVGFSKAWNMFVQLGLTDDSYTIENSEGMTNREFVNLFLPYSPTDSVELKLRYYLKIDQDDIMWDKLEELNLFNSDKKIALKNATPAQILQNILEDSWTLAEDDKDMIVMYHKFGYELNGTKKQIDANMVVIGENRTHTAMAKTVGLPVAIATLLILNKKITRPGIQIPMHEEVYTPILKELEAYGIIFNEEEVPYLGYNPNTVAS, encoded by the coding sequence ATGCTGCGAAAAATTCTAATTATTGGTGCTGGCAAGTCCACATCATACTTATTAGATTACTTTTTAGAAAAAGCAATTGAAGAACGATTACATGTTATTATTGCAGATTTATTTCCTGAGAATATTCCTGCTAAATTTAAGAGTCACTCTAATTTCAGTGTTATAAAGTTAGACATCTTCAATACAGAAGAACGCCAAAAAGCAATACAAGAAGTAGACATCGTTGTATCTATGTTACCAGCACATATGCACATCAACATAGCCAAAGACTGCATAAATTACAGCAAACACTTAGTAACCGCTTCTTATGTTAGTGATGAAATAAAAACTTTAGACCAAGAAGCAAAAGACAAAGGACTTGTATTTATGAATGAAGTTGGCCTTGATCCAGGAATAGATCATATGAGCGCCATGCAAATCATCGATCGCATTAAAAAGAAAGGTGGTAAAATGTTGCTGTTTGAATCTTTTACGGGAGGATTGGTAGCCCCTGAAAGCGATAACAATTTATGGAATTATAAATTTACATGGAATCCTAGAAACGTTGTTGTTGCCGGACAAGGAGGAACCGCACAGTTTATACAAGAAGGAACGTATAAATACATTCCATATCATAAATTATTCAGACGAACCGAGTTTGTAAATATAAAGGGATACGGCAAATTTGAAGTCTATGCCAATAGAGACTCCTTAAAATATCGCGAAGCTTACGGTCTTAATGACATTCTTACACTATATAGAGGTACCATGAGACGTGTCGGATTCTCTAAAGCATGGAATATGTTTGTTCAATTAGGTCTAACGGATGACAGTTACACCATTGAAAACTCTGAAGGAATGACCAATAGAGAATTTGTTAATTTATTTTTACCTTATTCTCCCACAGATTCAGTGGAATTGAAACTTAGATATTATCTAAAAATAGATCAAGATGATATTATGTGGGATAAATTAGAAGAGCTTAATTTATTTAATTCTGACAAAAAAATAGCCCTTAAAAATGCAACACCTGCACAAATATTACAAAATATACTTGAAGATAGCTGGACCCTTGCGGAAGATGATAAAGATATGATTGTAATGTATCATAAGTTTGGCTATGAACTAAATGGTACTAAAAAACAGATTGATGCGAACATGGTGGTTATTGGAGAAAACAGAACCCACACCGCTATGGCTAAAACAGTAGGCTTACCCGTTGCCATTGCCACACTATTAATTTTAAATAAAAAGATTACACGTCCAGGTATTCAAATTCCAATGCATGAAGAGGTATACACCCCTATTCTAAAAGAATTAGAAGCCTACGGAATTATATTTAATGAAGAAGAAGTTCCCTATTTAGGATACAATCCAAATACAGTAGCTAGTTAA